The DNA segment ACTCAAAGAGCGCGAAAGCCGCATCCTCACTGCCAAAGACGATATCTGCAAGCTCGAATATGAAATCTTTACAGAGTTGAGATCCACCGTCGCCGAACATACCGACACCATCCGTGCCGCTGCCGGGGCGATCGCCGCCATTGATGTCTTAGCTGCCTTCGCTGAAACCGCCGTTTATCAAGGCTATTGTCGCCCAAAGATTGGCAAAACTAAGTGTCTAGAAATTGAAGAAGGTCGTCACCCCGTCGTCGAAAAGTCTTTAGGCATGGGTTTATTTGTCGCCAACTCAACCAATCTCGGCAAAGCCAAAAACATCAAAAACCCTGACCTTATTATTCTCACAGGCCCCAACGCCAGCGGTAAAAGTTGCTATCTCCGCCAAACCGGATTGATTCAGCTCATGGCTCAAGTGGGCAGTTTCATTCCCGCCAAATCTGCAACTATCCCGATCTGCGATCGCATTTTTACGCGGGTGGGTGCAGTAGATGATCTCGCCACCGGCCAATCCACATTTATGGTGGAGATGAATGAAACAGCAAATATTCTCAATCACGCCACTGAAAAATCTTTAATTTTGCTCGATGAAATTGGTCGAGGCACGGCAACTTTTGACGGACTTTCCATTGCTTGGGCTGTGGCAGAACATATCGCCACCGAAATAAAAGCAAAAACGATTTTTGCCACCCATTATCACGAATTAAACGAACTAGCTTCAATCCTTTTAAACGTTGCCAACTTCCAAGTAACCGTCAAAGAACTACCCGAAGAAATCATCTTTTTGCACAAAGTTCAGCCCGGCGGTGCCGACAAATCCTACGGCATTGAAGCAGGACGATTAGCGGGATTACCAACAAGCGTCATTACCCGTGCCAAACAGGTCATGACCCAAATCGAAAAACACAGTAAAATTGCCGTCGGTTTACGGAAAGGTGTCAAATTTAAAGAACAAGTCACCAGTAATGGTAAATATGATGTAAATAAAGCTTCCGAGCAGCTAGATATTTTTAATTTCTAAACTTTCAAAAGTAAAATTAAAGAAAAGCCGCTGGAGAAATATTGAAAAACTCTCCTAACTTTTCTAGATGCTCTACCGTGAACTTTCTTTTTTCATTCAATACATCTGAAACGATAGATTCTGTTTTGAAAATTGGAACTAAATCCTTTTGTTTCAAATTCCACTCTTCTATCAAACCCTTGAGTAACTCTAATCCAGAAATATTGGGAATAGAAACAGCCTGCTTTTCATACTCTTGGATAAGAAGACTAAGTATATTCAAATAATCTTGAATGTCTGGTGTTATCTGTTCATTATCAAGAAGATCGTCGATAACATTTTGCACAGCATCATAATCAGCTTCCGATTTAATCGGACGCGGCGGAAAACTCGTAATAAGTTCTATATATTTTGGTGATTCCAGAACTGACATAGAAGCTCTATTTTTTTAACAATGACTATCTAACCCTTATTTAAACTAAGAATCTTCTTTCCATTTATTTTTGTCATAATCTTTGTGCAAAAGAACATAACGAAGAAAAACCTTCTGGGATTCATAGTCTACATAAGCGATTAATTGAAACTTGTTTCCTCCGATATTGAAGGCTGTAAAGTTCTTAGCTTGATCTGCACTTCTAAATACTTTGCGTAAGTCAGCTAAGCTGGGACTCTCAAACTTTTTAGGTGTTTATTGCATTTGTTGTTGATGTCTGTATCTTGGCATTTTGCGAAGAAGTGCCAATCTCAAGTTTTATATTGAGGTATTGATAATTGTTGTTTTCTAGAAAAGACGCTCTGGAAATGTAAGTAGTTCATCGTAAGATTGGGTATCGGTTTTTGGGTCATAATCATTTACTCCCCAAGATGTAAGGGTATGGCGAACATTGCCGTAAAGCTCCATATCAAAAGTTACTCTAGTCTCTGTTAGGTCATTGGCGATCGCCG comes from the [Limnothrix rosea] IAM M-220 genome and includes:
- a CDS encoding helix-turn-helix domain-containing protein, giving the protein MSVLESPKYIELITSFPPRPIKSEADYDAVQNVIDDLLDNEQITPDIQDYLNILSLLIQEYEKQAVSIPNISGLELLKGLIEEWNLKQKDLVPIFKTESIVSDVLNEKRKFTVEHLEKLGEFFNISPAAFL
- a CDS encoding dienelactone hydrolase family protein, which translates into the protein MDLSLHGTTDPTSEMNEVAAIANDLTETRVTFDMELYGNVRHTLTSWGVNDYDPKTDTQSYDELLTFPERLF